In a genomic window of Flavobacterium lipolyticum:
- the gmk gene encoding guanylate kinase → MNKGKLIVFSAPSGSGKTTIVKHLLGKEDLNLEFSISAASRDPRGEEEHGKDYYFISLEQFKKHIKAEEFLEWEEVYRDNFYGTLKSEIERIWALGKNVIFDIDVAGGLRIKHKFPEQTLAVFVKPPSVDELKRRLKQRSTESDDKINMRIAKASVELATAPQFDTIIKNYDLDTAKEEAYQLVKDFISK, encoded by the coding sequence ATGAATAAAGGAAAATTAATTGTTTTTTCAGCACCATCAGGATCGGGGAAAACAACTATAGTAAAGCATTTATTGGGGAAAGAAGATTTAAATTTAGAATTTTCAATCTCAGCAGCGTCTCGCGACCCACGCGGAGAGGAAGAACACGGAAAAGATTATTATTTTATTTCACTGGAGCAATTCAAGAAACACATCAAGGCCGAGGAATTCCTGGAATGGGAAGAAGTGTATCGCGACAACTTTTATGGTACTTTAAAATCGGAGATTGAAAGAATCTGGGCTTTAGGTAAAAATGTGATTTTTGATATTGATGTGGCCGGCGGACTGCGTATCAAACATAAATTCCCGGAACAAACTTTGGCTGTATTTGTAAAACCTCCAAGTGTTGACGAACTAAAACGTCGACTAAAACAACGTTCTACAGAAAGTGATGATAAAATAAACATGCGAATTGCAAAGGCTTCGGTTGAACTGGCAACTGCACCGCAATTTGATACGATTATCAAAAATTACGATTTAGATACCGCTAAAGAAGAAGCATATCAGTTGGTAAAAGATTTTATTTCGAAATAG
- a CDS encoding four helix bundle protein — MSGIKSYKELLIWQKGIKIVSLTYQLVKSFPQEELYALTSQLKRASVSVPSNIAEGYGRNTDNSFTHFLNISRGSLFEIETQLVIANELGFITNEVLYRKILNLIEEESKMINSFCKTLKD, encoded by the coding sequence ATGAGTGGAATTAAATCATATAAGGAATTACTAATTTGGCAAAAAGGGATTAAAATTGTTTCCCTGACGTATCAGTTGGTAAAATCATTCCCGCAAGAAGAATTATATGCACTCACTAGTCAGTTAAAAAGGGCTTCTGTTTCAGTTCCATCGAACATCGCAGAAGGCTATGGCCGGAATACTGATAATTCATTTACCCATTTCCTAAATATATCCAGAGGGTCTCTGTTTGAGATTGAAACTCAATTAGTAATTGCAAATGAACTAGGATTTATAACTAACGAAGTTCTTTATAGAAAAATTCTAAATCTAATTGAAGAAGAATCAAAAATGATTAATTCTTTTTGCAAAACACTTAAAGACTAA
- the nadD gene encoding nicotinate (nicotinamide) nucleotide adenylyltransferase has translation MKIGLYFGTYNPIHVGHLIIANHMAEFADLDQIWMVVTPHNPLKKKSTLLDDHQRLQMVYLATEDYPKIRPSDIEFKLPQPSYTVNTLVHLHEKYPSHDFSLIMGEDNLKTLHKWKNYEVLLADYDIYVYPRISEEEENIELKSHPKVHIIDAPIVEISSTFIRNSIKEGKNIQPLLPPKVWEYIDHNNFYKK, from the coding sequence ATGAAAATAGGCCTTTATTTCGGAACGTATAATCCCATTCATGTTGGTCATTTAATCATTGCCAACCACATGGCTGAATTTGCCGATTTAGATCAGATATGGATGGTTGTTACCCCACACAATCCGCTTAAAAAGAAATCTACCTTGTTAGACGATCACCAACGCTTGCAAATGGTATATTTGGCCACTGAAGATTATCCAAAAATAAGACCTTCAGACATTGAATTCAAATTACCACAGCCTAGTTATACGGTCAATACACTGGTTCATTTGCATGAAAAGTATCCATCGCATGACTTTTCTTTAATCATGGGCGAAGACAACTTAAAAACGCTTCATAAATGGAAAAACTACGAAGTGCTTTTAGCAGATTACGATATTTATGTTTATCCGCGAATATCTGAAGAAGAGGAAAACATCGAATTAAAATCGCATCCAAAAGTGCATATTATTGATGCTCCAATTGTAGAAATCTCTTCTACTTTTATCCGAAACAGTATCAAAGAAGGCAAAAACATACAGCCTCTTTTACCGCCAAAAGTTTGGGAATATATCGATCATAATAATTTTTACAAGAAATAA